Proteins encoded together in one Lathyrus oleraceus cultivar Zhongwan6 chromosome 5, CAAS_Psat_ZW6_1.0, whole genome shotgun sequence window:
- the LOC127088207 gene encoding inducible nitrate reductase [NADH] 2, protein MSTCIENRPTNTTLEYCVAKHHNSITPLLSNSSNKNKDEDDKYLNMIIKGRSEIEPSVLDPRDEGTSDHWIHRNTSLIRLTGKHPFNSEPPLQTLMHHGFITPVPLHYVRNHGPVPKARWADWTIEVTGLVKNPANFTMDQLVNDFPSREFPVTLVCSANRRKEQNMVKQTIGFNWGPSATSTSVWRGVPLRTILKRCGIYNRNSGELYVCFEGAEELPGGGGCKYGTSILCEVALDRTRDIILAYMQNGDVLLPDHGFPVRVIVPGFTAGRMVKWLKRIVVTTKESDSYYHYHDNRLLPSHVDAELANTEAWFYKPEYIINELNINSVITTPYHGEILAVNSDTTQMPYLLRGYAYSGGGRKVTRVEVTMDGGETWKVCRLEHPEKPNKHGKYWCWCFWSLEVEVLEFFGGKEIAVRAWDLANNTQPENLNWNLMGMMNNCWFKVKTNMYKPENKGEIFGIMFEHPTQPGNQSGGWMVKEKEQAFQKSSNSDPTKKINVSSSLNTNSTSTTSSKMFTISEVKKHNNSDSAWIIIDGHVYDCTHYLKDHPGGADSILINAGTDCTEEFQAIHSDKAKKMLDDYLIGELVTTDGNGTSEVIVTQIPTNVALTNPREKIPCKLVSKTSISHNVRIFRFALPYEDQPLGLPVGKHLFLCDTIEDKLCMRAFTPTSCVDEKGYFDLLVKIYFKGVHPKFPNGGIMSQHLDSLPIGSVLDIKGPLGHIEYTGKGNFLVRGKHKFAKKLAMLAGGTGITPIYQVVQAIVKDPEDLTEMHVVYGNQSEDDILLRKELDAWAEKYERFKVWYVVQESKREDWEYSVGFISESILKKHVPDASEDTVAFACGPPPMIHGVQSHLEKLGYDIKNNLLVF, encoded by the exons ATGTCTACTTGCATTGAAAATCGTCCAACCAACACTACCCTTGAATACTGCGTCGCTAAACACCACAACTCCATCACCCCATTGCTGtcaaattcttcaaacaaaaacaaagatgaagatgataagTATTTAAACATGATTATAAAGGGAAGATCCGAAATAGAACCCTCAGTGCTAGACCCTCGTGATGAAGGAACTTCAGATCACTGGATTCATAGAAACACTTCCTTGATCCGTCTCACTGGCAAACACCCTTTCAACTCAGAGCCACCACTCCAAACGCTCATGCACCACGGCTTCATAACACCGGTTCCGCTCCACTATGTCCGCAACCACGGGCCCGTTCCCAAAGCCCGTTGGGCCGACTGGACCATCGAAGTAACAGGCCTAGTAAAAAACCCAGCCAACTTCACAATGGACCAACTGGTCAACGATTTCCCAAGCCGCGAATTCCCTGTGACACTCGTTTGTTCCGCGAACCGTCGCAAGGAACAAAACATGGTGAAACAAACTATTGGCTTTAACTGGGGCCCCTCTGCTACCTCCACTTCGGTGTGGCGCGGTGTACCGTTGAGAACCATCCTCAAGCGTTGTGGAATCTATAACCGCAACAGTGGGGAGCTCTATGTTTGCTTTGAAGGCGCTGAGGAATTGCCGGGTGGCGGTGGGTGTAAATATGGAACTAGTATCTTGTGCGAGGTTGCACTGGATCGTACCCGTGATATCATTCTCGCGTATATGCAAAACGGCGACGTTTTGCTTCCTGATCATGGGTTTCCTGTACGTGTTATCGTGCCTGGTTTCACTGCAGGGAGAATGGTGAAATGGTTGAAGCGCATCGTTGTAACAACCAAAGAATCTGATAGCTATTATCATTACCATGATAACCGATTACTTCCCTCTCACGTTGACGCCGAGCTTGCCAATACAGAAG CGTGGTTCTATAAACCGGAGTATATTATAAACGAGTTGAACATAAACTCAGTGATAACAACGCCGTATCACGGTGAGATATTGGCGGTTAACTCAGACACTACTCAGATGCCTTATTTACTTAGAGGCTATGCATATTCCG GTGGTGGGAGAAAGGTGACACGAGTTGAGGTGACGATGGACGGTGGTGAAACGTGGAAAGTATGCCGATTGGAGCATCCAGAGAAACCAAACAAACATGGTAAGTATTGGTGTTGGTGTTTTTGGTCGTTGGAGGTTGAAGTGTTGGAGTTCTTTGGAGGGAAAGAGATTGCTGTGCGTGCATGGGATCTGGCTAACAACACCCAGCCGGAGAATCTCAATTGGAATCTTATG GGCATGATGAACAACTGCTGGTTTAAAGTCAAAACAAACATGTACAAGCCTGAGAATAAGGGAGAAATATTTGGGATAATGTTTGAGCACCCAACCCAACCAGGAAACCAATCTGGTGGTTGGATGGTCAAAGAAAAAGAACAAGCATTTCAGAAATCATCAAACTCTGACCCAACCAAGAAGATCAATGTTTCCTCATCACTGAACACAAACAGTACTAGCACTACTAGCTCAAAAATGTTCACTATCTCTGAGGTGAAAAAACATAATAACTCTGATTCAGCTTGGATCATCATAGATGGTCACGTTTATGATTGCACTCACTACCTCAAAGACCACCCCGGAGGTGCCGATAGCATCCTCATCAACGCCGGCACTGATTGTACAGAAGAGTTTCAAGCCATCCATTCTGATAAAGCAAAGAAAATGCTTGACGATTACTTAATCGGCGAGCTCGTAACCACGGACGGAAATGGCACCAGCGAAGTTATTGTTACACAAATTCCTACTAATGTGGCTTTAACAAACCCGCGTGAGAAAATTCCATGCAAGCTTGTGTCAAAAACATCAATCTCCCACAATGTTAGGATCTTCCGGTTTGCTTTACCTTATGAGGACCAACCATTGGGTTTACCAGTTGGGAAGCACTTATTTTTATGTGACACTATTGAAGATAAGTTATGCATGCGAGCTTTCACTCCTACCAGCTGTGTAGATGAAAAGGGATATTTTGATCTATTGGTTAAGATATATTTCAAAGGAGTGCATCCAAAGTTTCCAAATGGTGGCATTATGTCTCAACATTTGGATTCATTGCCTATTGGTTCAGTTTTGGATATAAAGGGTCCATTGGGACATATTGAGTATACTGGTAAAGGAAATTTTCTTGTTCGTGGAAAACATAAGTTTGCAAAGAAGTTAGCAATGTTGGCAGGTGGAACTGGGATAACACCGATTTACCAAGTGGTTCAAGCGATAGTAAAAGATCCAGAAGATCTCACTGAAATGCATGTTGTGTATGGTAATCAAAGTGAGGATGATATATTGCTAAGAAAAGAGTTGGATGCTTGGGCTGAGAAATATGAACGGTTCAAAGTGTGGTACGTGGTACAAGAAAGTAAAAGAGAAGATTGGGAATATAGTGTGGGGTTTATTTCTGAAAGTATATTGAAGAAGCATGTTCCAGATGCATCAGAGGATACAGTGGCATTCGCATGTGGACCACCACCCATGATTCATGGGGTGCAATCACATTTGGAGAAATTGGGCTATGATATCAAGAACAACTTGCTTGTGTTTTAG